In Planctomycetota bacterium, a genomic segment contains:
- a CDS encoding cryptochrome/photolyase family protein: MPAFTLSPGDERAKARTIAVVLGDQLDRGSAAIRALDKGSDAIVMMEVDEEANAGPSHRQRTALFFSAMRHFALDMKDAGHRVRYTPVDQRGNTHGISGEVERAAAALKAERIVVVRPGEWRLHEEATTWAERTGCEVEILEDEHFTCSLEDFDDWADSRKNLTMEYFYRERRKALGILVDGDGTPEGGQWNYDHDNRESFGKDGPNAPPPMHFRPDDITKDVIDLVRDRYPDAPGNLDEFRWPVTRREARRALDDFIEHRLRDFGPFEDAMWTGQPWLYHSVLSVPLNLKLLDPMDCVEKALEAYEDGKAPLNSAEGFVRQLIGWREYIRGVYWREGPDYRDRNYLGQHGELPGFYWTGETDMKCMHECLKPVLDHAYAHHIPRLMVTGNFAMIAGVHPRAIGDWYYGMYADAVDWATTPNTIGMSQHADGVARGTHKKNPVVGTKPYAASGKYISKMSNFCKHCPYDVSRRTGEGDKGRACPFNTFYWDFLIRHEDRFGGNNRMAMIMKHVEKMGREEKVSIRVTAGNLRKEMGIGDIES; this comes from the coding sequence ATGCCGGCGTTCACCCTCAGCCCGGGCGACGAGCGTGCCAAGGCCCGCACCATCGCGGTAGTGCTGGGCGACCAGCTCGATCGCGGCAGCGCCGCTATTCGCGCTCTCGACAAGGGCAGCGACGCCATCGTCATGATGGAGGTCGACGAGGAGGCCAACGCCGGCCCGAGCCACCGCCAGCGGACGGCCCTGTTCTTCAGCGCCATGCGGCACTTCGCCCTGGACATGAAGGACGCCGGCCACCGCGTGCGGTACACGCCCGTCGACCAGCGGGGCAACACCCACGGCATCTCGGGCGAGGTCGAGCGGGCCGCCGCCGCCCTGAAGGCCGAGCGCATCGTCGTCGTCCGGCCCGGCGAGTGGCGGCTGCACGAGGAGGCCACGACCTGGGCAGAGCGCACGGGCTGCGAGGTCGAGATCCTCGAGGATGAGCACTTCACCTGCTCGCTCGAGGATTTCGACGACTGGGCCGACAGCCGCAAGAACCTCACGATGGAGTACTTCTACCGCGAGCGTCGGAAGGCCCTGGGCATCCTCGTGGACGGTGACGGCACGCCCGAAGGCGGCCAGTGGAACTACGACCACGACAACCGCGAGAGCTTCGGCAAGGACGGACCCAATGCGCCCCCGCCGATGCACTTCCGACCCGATGACATCACCAAGGATGTCATCGACCTCGTCCGCGATCGCTACCCCGACGCACCGGGCAACCTGGACGAATTCCGCTGGCCGGTCACGCGGCGCGAGGCCCGCCGCGCCCTGGACGACTTCATCGAGCACCGCCTGCGAGATTTCGGCCCCTTCGAGGACGCGATGTGGACCGGCCAGCCCTGGCTCTACCACAGCGTGCTCAGCGTGCCGCTGAACCTCAAGCTGCTCGATCCGATGGACTGCGTCGAGAAGGCGCTCGAGGCCTACGAAGACGGCAAGGCCCCGCTGAACTCGGCCGAGGGCTTCGTCCGCCAGCTCATCGGCTGGCGGGAGTACATCCGCGGCGTGTACTGGCGGGAGGGCCCGGACTACCGCGACCGCAACTACCTCGGCCAGCACGGCGAGCTGCCCGGCTTCTATTGGACGGGCGAGACCGACATGAAGTGCATGCACGAGTGCCTCAAGCCCGTGCTCGATCATGCGTACGCGCACCACATCCCGCGGCTGATGGTCACCGGCAACTTCGCGATGATCGCCGGCGTGCATCCCAGGGCCATCGGCGACTGGTACTACGGCATGTACGCCGATGCCGTGGACTGGGCGACCACGCCCAACACCATCGGCATGTCGCAGCACGCCGACGGCGTCGCCCGGGGCACGCACAAGAAGAATCCCGTCGTGGGCACCAAGCCCTACGCCGCCAGCGGCAAGTACATCAGCAAGATGAGCAACTTCTGCAAGCACTGCCCCTACGACGTCTCCCGCCGCACGGGCGAGGGCGACAAGGGCCGGGCCTGCCCGTTCAACACGTTCTATTGGGACTTCCTGATCCGCCACGAGGACCGCTTCGGCGGCAACAACCGCATGGCGATGATCATGAAGCACGTCGAGAAGATGGGCCGCGAGGAGAAGGTCTCCATCCGCGTCACGGCCGGCAACCTCCGCAAGGAGATGGGCATCGGCGACATCGAGAGCTGA